In Thermus aquaticus, the sequence CGAGGAAAAGCTTTTGGAGGTGATCTAGATGGCATGCCACGAGCTTTCGGCCCTGAGGATCGCGATCGGCGAGCTTTTGGAGAAGGAGGCCCACGACCTCCTCCACGAGCGGGAGGAACTCGCCCCCGTGCTCGGGGAAAGGCCCGAGCTTAGGCGCCTCGCCGAGGCCAAAACCTTCCCCGCCCTGGAAGGGGCCTTAAAGGAAGCCCTTCTTCACCTGGAGGAAAAGGCCGCCAAGGAGCCCGAAGAGCCCTACTGGCGTGGGCTTCTCCTCACGGTGGAGGCCATGGAGGGGCGCCTTAAGGCCCTAAGGGCGGAGGCCGAGGCCCTCTACCAGGACCTGGACGCCCTCCACCGGAGGCTCCACCGTCTCTTCCCGAGGAGGCGATGAGGGGAAAGGTCTACCTGGTGGGGGCGGGGTTCGGGGGGCCGGAGCACCTCACCCTGAAGGCCCTGAGGGTTTTAGAGGTGGCCGAGGTGGTCCTCCACGACCGCCTGGTCCACCCTGGGGTCCTCGCCCTGGCCAAAGGGGAGCTCGTCCCCGTGGGCAAGGAGGGGTACGGGGAGAAGACCCCCCAGGAGGCCATCACGGAAAGGCTCGTTGCCCTGGCCCGGGAGGGGCGGGTGGTGGCTCGGCTTAAGGGAGGGGACCCCATGGTCTTCGGGCGCGGGGGAGAGGAGGTCCTGGCCCTGAAGCGGGCGGGCATCGCCCTTGAGGTGGTCCCCGGGGTGACGAGCCCCGTGGGGGCCCTTTCTGCTCTGGGCCTGCCCCTCACCCACCGGGGCCTTGCCCGGAGCTTCGCCGTGGCCACAGGGCACGACCCCACCCTCCCCCTTCCCCATGCGGACACCCTGGTCCTCCTCATGCCCCTCCATGCCCTGGGGGGGCTTAAGGAGCGGCTTCTGGAGCGCTTTTCCCCTAAAACCCCCCTTGCCCTCCTCGCCCGGGTGGGCTGGCCGGGGGAGACGGTGCGGCTGGGACAGGTGGGGGACCTTCCGGGCCTAGGGGAGGGGGTTCCCTCCCCAGCCCTACTGGTGGTGGGGGAGGTGGTGGGGCTTTACGGCGAAATCCTGGGAAACAGCGGCCCTTAGCGAGGCGGAAAAGGAGGCCGTCTACCGGTCCCTCTTTATACCCTTGCCTTGTCCTTAGGCCCACCATGCCTGGTAACCCAGGAACCTTTTGCCGGGGCCCCCGTGCTGGCTTGGGCCAGCGTGGGGTGGTATTAAGTACCCCACCGCGGCTTTTGCCGCGGTGGGGGCCCCAGAAAAGCCCTTCCAAAGCCCCGATTTGGGCACTCCATGTTGCGAAACCAAAGCGCGGGCACTTAGCCCACCAGGAGGTCCCTTGCCCGCAGGGCCAGGTGGACCCGGGCCAGGGTCTCGGGGCGGGAGAGGGGGCCAAGGACCTTCTCCATGCGCTTCAGGCGGTAGCGGAGGGTGTTGGGGTGGATGTGGAGCCTCCTCGCCGCCTCCTCCAGGCTTCCCGCCTCCAGGTAGGCCTCGAGGGTCTTCAGGAGCTTGGGGGGCAGGGGCAGATAGCGCTCCACCAGCGCCTTCAGGTCCTCGGGGGACTGTTGCAGGAGGACGAAGGCCACCGGGTCCAGCCCGGTGAAGGAGAGGGCCTCGCCGGGCCTGGCGGCTTTGAGGGCGATCAGGGCCTCCCGGTAGGCCTCGGCCACCTCCCCCCCGGCGTGGACCGCCGAGTAGCCCAGGCGGCTTCCCGGGGGAAGGGCCTTGAGGAGGCTTTCCGCCTCCTTCTTGGGGCTGTGGACCTGCCACATGGCCAGGACCCGGTTCCCCCGCACCCCGAGAAGGTAGGGCACCCCCAGGCGGTCCAAATAGGCCCCGGCGAGGCGGCGGAGCTCCAGGGTGGCCTCCCGCCGCCTTTCCTCCGCCAGCCGGTGCCGCCCCGGGACCGAGGGGGGCTCCAGGAGCCCCAGGACCCACTCCACCCCCTCGGTGAAGCCGTAGGCGAAAAGCCGCTCGGGCTCGGCCTCCCCCAGGACCAGGGCCAAAAGGAGGGCCTCCCCTAGGGACTCCTCTCGCATCCTCTCCAGGCTCCGCTCCAGGGCCCGCACCTTGAGGAGCCGGGCGGCCACCTCCAATAGCCCCCGGGCCCGCCTGAGGGGGGCCTCCTCCCCGTAGGCCACCAGAACCCCTTCCCCGGCCTCCAGGGCCACAAAGCCCCGGCCCTCCCCGGGGGCTCTTGGGTGCTCCGGGGGCACGGGGCCGGCGAAGCCCAGGACCTCCCCCCAGGGGGCCACCCGGGCCAGGGAGAGGCCCGTGGCCTGGTGGAGGACCTCTAAAAGGGGCCTTTCGGGAAGCTTCAGGAGAAGGTCCAGAAGCCCCGCCAGGGCCAGGCCCGGCCCCAGGGCGAAAAGCCTCAGGGCGATAGCCCTTTCCAGCTCCTCCCGCTTTAGCCAGGGGGGGTAGAGGGCGAGGCCCATCCCCTCCCGCTCGGCGAAGGCCTGGAGCTCCGCGTCAGGCTCGGGCAGGAGGAAGCCCGAGGCGGTGCGGTGGCGGTAAAGGCTTCCCTCCGGGCGGAAGAGGAGGAGGGCCCCTTCCTGGGCCATGAGGGGACGGGGCTCGGGGAGGAGGTAGAGGACGGGCCTTTCCGAGGGGACCAAAGGGGTGAGGCCCAGGTCCTCCATGAGGGCGGAGAAGCTTAGGGGGTTTTCCCCAAAGTTGGCGGCATTCATGGTTCAAAACAACAATACCACGGCGCGACCCCCACGGGAGGACGCCCTTTTTGGTTTTTTTAACCAAAGATCCGGGCAGTTTTGTGCAAAGAGATCATTGCCCGCCACCGGGGGCCTTTTCATCCTGAAAAGCGAAAGGAGCCCCATGTTCCGCGGGTCCATACCACCCCTCATCACCCCTTTTCGGCGGGGCCGGATTGACGAGGAGGCCCTGAGGCGGCTTGTGGAGCGGGTCATCCAGGGGGGCTCCCACGGCGTTAGCGTGGGGGGCACCACCGGGGAGCCCGGCACCCAGACCCTCGAGGAGAGGAAGCGGGTCATAAGGCTGGCCGTGGAGGCGGCGGCGGGCCGGGTCCCGGTCCTGGCGGGCACGGGCTCCCTGCGCCTGGAGGAGACCCTGGAGCTCACCCGCTACGCCCGGGAGGTGGGGGCGGCGGGGGCCATGGTCATCGTCCCCTACTACGTCAAGCCCAACCAGGAGGGGCTTTACCGCTACTTCGCCGAGGTGGCCCGGGCCGTCCCCGACTTTCCCCTCGTCCTCTACAACATCCCGGGCCGCTCCGGGGTGGAGATCGCCCCCAAGACCGTGGCCCGCCTCAGGCGGGACTTCCCCAACATCATCGGCCTCAAGCACTCCTCCAAGGACCTGGAGTATGTCTCCCACCTTTTGCAGGAGGCGGGGCGGGACTTCCTGGTCTTCTGCGGCCTGGAAAGCCTCACCCTGCCCATGATGAGCCTGGGGGCGGTGGGCACCATCGCCGCCACCGCCAACTGGCTTCCCAAGGAGGTGGCCCTCCTCTGCGAAAGGGCCCTCGCCGGGGACTACGGGGGGGCCAGGGAGTTGCACTACTACCTCCTCGAGGCCAACGAGGCCATCTTCTGGGACACCAACCCCATCCCCTTGAAGACCGTCCTCTCCTGGATGGGGCTTTGCGAGAAGGAGTGGCGCCTGCCCCTCGCCCCCACCACCCCCGAGGTGGAGGAGAGGCTTAGGCGGATGGCGGAGCGCTACGGCCTTTTGGGGGGTGAGGCGTGAAGCTAGCCCGCTTTTTCCACAAGGGCCGGGTGCACCAGGGGGTCTATCGCGATGGCCTCCTCCTGGACGAGGCCGGGGAGGCCCACGACCCCGAGGCCGTCGCCTGGCTTCTCCCCTTCACCCCGGGCAAGGTCTTGGGCGTAGCCCTCAACTACGCCGACCACGCCGAGGAGCTAAACCTGGCCCGTCCCGAGGAGCCCGCCCTCTTCTGGAAGCCCAACAACACCCTCCTGCCCCACAAGGGCACCGTCCTCTACCCCAGGGGGGCGGAGTTCGTCCACTACGAGGTGGAGCTGGCCGTGGTGGTGGGCCGGCCCATGAAGCGGGTGAAGGAAAAGGACGCCCTGGACTACGTCCTGGGCTACACCATCGCCAACGACCTGGTAGCCCGGGACTTCGTGAAGGACACCTTCCGCCCCCCCATCCGGGCCAAGGGCCGGGACACCTTTTTGCCCCTCGGGCCCTTTCTGGTGGTGGAGGAGGTGGAGGACCCCCAGAACCTCTGGCTCAGGGCCTACGTGAACGGGGAGCTCCGCCAGGAGGGGCACACCTCGAGGATGCTCTATTCGGTCGCCGAGCTCCTGGCCTTCATCTCCGAGTTCATGACCTTAGAGCCCTACGATGTCCTCCTCACCGGCACCCCCAAAGGGGTGAGCCGGGTGCGGCCGGGGGACGTGATGCGCCTGGAGGTTGAGGGCCTTGGGGCCCTGGAAAACCCCATAGAGGAGGAGGCATGAGGTACGCCGACCGGGTAGCGGGAATCCCCTGGGAGCGGATTGAGGAGATCCGAAAGCGGCTTGGGGAAAGGCCCGCCCTGCACTTCATCGCCGGGGAGTTCATCCCTTCGGAGAGCGGGGAGACCTTCCCCTCCCTGGACCCCGCCACCAACGAGGTCCTGGGGGTGGCGGCGCGGGGTGGGGAAAAGGAGGTGGACCGGGCGGCCCGGGCGGCCCACGAGGCCTTCGCCCGCTGGAGCCGCACCCCGGCCAGGGAGAGGAAGCGCTACCTCCTGAGGATCGCCGAGCTCATAGAGAAGCACGCCGACGAGCTCGCGGTCATGGAGTGCCTGGATGCCGGCCAGGCGCTCCGGATCGTCCGGGCCCAGGTGGCCCGGGCGGCGGAGAACTTCGCCTTCTACGCCGAGTACGCCGAGCACGCCATGGAGGACCGCACCTACCCCGTGGACCGGGACTGGCTCTACTACGCCCTCCGGGTCCCCTCGGGCCCCGTGGGCGTCATCACCCCCTGGAACGCCCCCCTGATGCTCTCCACCTGGCGCATCGCCCCCGCCCTGGCCTTCGGGGACACCGTGGTCCTGAAGCCCGCCGAGTGGAGCCCCTTCACCGCCACCAAGCTGGCCGAGATCGTCCAGGAGGCCGACCTCCCCCCGGGGGTCTTCAACCTGGTCCAGGGCTTCGGCGAGGAGGCGGGAGCGGCGCTGGTGGCCCACCCCCTGGTGCCCCTCATCACCCTCACCGGGGAGACGGAGACGGGGAAGATCGTCATGAAAAACGCCGCCCAGCACCTCAAACGGCTCTCCCTGGAACTGGGAGGCAAAAGCCCGGCCCTGGTCTTCGCCGACGCCGACCTGGAGAGGGCCCTGGACGCCGTGGTCTTCCAGATCTATTCCTTCAACGGGGAGCGGTGCACGGCGAGCTCCAGGCTCCTGGTGGAGGAGGGCATCTTTGAGGACTTCGTGGGCCGGGTGGCCGAGAGGGCGGCCAGGATCCGGGTGGGCCACCCCCTGGACCCGGAGACCGAGGTGGGGCCCCTCATCCACCCCGAGCACCTGAGGCGGGTCCTTGGCTACATAGAGGCGGGCAAGGCGGAGGGGGCGAGGCTCCTTGTGGGCGGGGAGCGGGCCCTCACCTCCTATAGGGGCGAGGACCTCTCCCGGGGGAACTACCTGAAGCCCACCCTCTTCGTGGGGGAGAACGGGATGAAAATCGCCCAGGAGGAGATCTTCGGCCCCGTCTTGGTGGCCATCCCCTTCAAGGACGAGGAGGACGGGCTCAAGAAGGCCAACGACACCAAGTACGGCCTCGCCGCCTATGTCTTCACCCGGGACCTGGAGCGGGCCCACCGCCTGGCCCTGGAGCTTCAGGCGGGCATGGTCTACCTCAACAGCCACAACGTGCGCCACCTGCCCACGCCCTTCGGCGGGGTGAAGGCGAGCGGCGACCGGCGGGAAGGGGGCTTCTACGCCCTGGACTTCTACACGGACCTCAAGAGCGTGGGCCTTCCCCTAAGGCCCCCCCACGTGCCCAAGTTCGGCCAAGGAGGCTAGCATGGCGAGGACAGGAGCGGAGTACATAGAGGCCTTGAGGATGCGCCCCCCCAACCTCTGGTACAAGGG encodes:
- a CDS encoding DUF3209 family protein → MACHELSALRIAIGELLEKEAHDLLHEREELAPVLGERPELRRLAEAKTFPALEGALKEALLHLEEKAAKEPEEPYWRGLLLTVEAMEGRLKALRAEAEALYQDLDALHRRLHRLFPRRR
- the cobA gene encoding uroporphyrinogen-III C-methyltransferase; translation: MRGKVYLVGAGFGGPEHLTLKALRVLEVAEVVLHDRLVHPGVLALAKGELVPVGKEGYGEKTPQEAITERLVALAREGRVVARLKGGDPMVFGRGGEEVLALKRAGIALEVVPGVTSPVGALSALGLPLTHRGLARSFAVATGHDPTLPLPHADTLVLLMPLHALGGLKERLLERFSPKTPLALLARVGWPGETVRLGQVGDLPGLGEGVPSPALLVVGEVVGLYGEILGNSGP
- a CDS encoding PucR family transcriptional regulator translates to MNAANFGENPLSFSALMEDLGLTPLVPSERPVLYLLPEPRPLMAQEGALLLFRPEGSLYRHRTASGFLLPEPDAELQAFAEREGMGLALYPPWLKREELERAIALRLFALGPGLALAGLLDLLLKLPERPLLEVLHQATGLSLARVAPWGEVLGFAGPVPPEHPRAPGEGRGFVALEAGEGVLVAYGEEAPLRRARGLLEVAARLLKVRALERSLERMREESLGEALLLALVLGEAEPERLFAYGFTEGVEWVLGLLEPPSVPGRHRLAEERRREATLELRRLAGAYLDRLGVPYLLGVRGNRVLAMWQVHSPKKEAESLLKALPPGSRLGYSAVHAGGEVAEAYREALIALKAARPGEALSFTGLDPVAFVLLQQSPEDLKALVERYLPLPPKLLKTLEAYLEAGSLEEAARRLHIHPNTLRYRLKRMEKVLGPLSRPETLARVHLALRARDLLVG
- the hpaI gene encoding 2,4-dihydroxyhept-2-ene-1,7-dioic acid aldolase, producing the protein MFRGSIPPLITPFRRGRIDEEALRRLVERVIQGGSHGVSVGGTTGEPGTQTLEERKRVIRLAVEAAAGRVPVLAGTGSLRLEETLELTRYAREVGAAGAMVIVPYYVKPNQEGLYRYFAEVARAVPDFPLVLYNIPGRSGVEIAPKTVARLRRDFPNIIGLKHSSKDLEYVSHLLQEAGRDFLVFCGLESLTLPMMSLGAVGTIAATANWLPKEVALLCERALAGDYGGARELHYYLLEANEAIFWDTNPIPLKTVLSWMGLCEKEWRLPLAPTTPEVEERLRRMAERYGLLGGEA
- a CDS encoding fumarylacetoacetate hydrolase family protein produces the protein MKLARFFHKGRVHQGVYRDGLLLDEAGEAHDPEAVAWLLPFTPGKVLGVALNYADHAEELNLARPEEPALFWKPNNTLLPHKGTVLYPRGAEFVHYEVELAVVVGRPMKRVKEKDALDYVLGYTIANDLVARDFVKDTFRPPIRAKGRDTFLPLGPFLVVEEVEDPQNLWLRAYVNGELRQEGHTSRMLYSVAELLAFISEFMTLEPYDVLLTGTPKGVSRVRPGDVMRLEVEGLGALENPIEEEA
- the hpaE gene encoding 5-carboxymethyl-2-hydroxymuconate semialdehyde dehydrogenase, producing MRYADRVAGIPWERIEEIRKRLGERPALHFIAGEFIPSESGETFPSLDPATNEVLGVAARGGEKEVDRAARAAHEAFARWSRTPARERKRYLLRIAELIEKHADELAVMECLDAGQALRIVRAQVARAAENFAFYAEYAEHAMEDRTYPVDRDWLYYALRVPSGPVGVITPWNAPLMLSTWRIAPALAFGDTVVLKPAEWSPFTATKLAEIVQEADLPPGVFNLVQGFGEEAGAALVAHPLVPLITLTGETETGKIVMKNAAQHLKRLSLELGGKSPALVFADADLERALDAVVFQIYSFNGERCTASSRLLVEEGIFEDFVGRVAERAARIRVGHPLDPETEVGPLIHPEHLRRVLGYIEAGKAEGARLLVGGERALTSYRGEDLSRGNYLKPTLFVGENGMKIAQEEIFGPVLVAIPFKDEEDGLKKANDTKYGLAAYVFTRDLERAHRLALELQAGMVYLNSHNVRHLPTPFGGVKASGDRREGGFYALDFYTDLKSVGLPLRPPHVPKFGQGG